The Polynucleobacter necessarius genome has a window encoding:
- a CDS encoding efflux RND transporter periplasmic adaptor subunit translates to MTPLGRRMTIMLCGVFLLLGLIFGFNQLKTFMIKHFIAGMDLPPATVSTMVVETTAWQPKLSSVGNVRAFRGVELSTEIGGLVQNVPIKSGMDVKEGELLIKLNDASDIAQLNSLKALADLAKVINERDRQQLEIQAISKNVFDTSKADAKSKQAQVEQQTALVAKKNLKAPFSGRVGIVMINPGQYVNPGDKLLTLQTLGPIFVDFNLPQSNAEQIQVGQEIVVTTDAFKGASFTGKVTAVSPKVDTNTRNIQIEAQLANPDKKILPGMFANVNIKLGDEVKLLTLPQTAVTYNPYGSTVFIAKSTGKKDKQGKPTLEAQQVFVTTGLTRGDQVAILKGVEEGDTVVTSGQLKLKNGTPLIVNNKVLPSNSPNPQPQE, encoded by the coding sequence ATGACACCTTTGGGTCGACGCATGACCATTATGTTGTGTGGCGTATTTTTATTATTGGGCTTGATCTTTGGATTCAATCAACTCAAGACCTTCATGATTAAGCATTTCATTGCGGGTATGGATTTACCGCCCGCAACGGTTTCTACGATGGTGGTCGAAACAACAGCATGGCAACCCAAGTTATCTAGCGTTGGAAATGTGCGTGCGTTTAGAGGGGTAGAGCTCAGCACTGAAATTGGTGGCCTGGTTCAAAACGTACCTATTAAATCGGGCATGGATGTTAAAGAGGGTGAGTTATTAATTAAATTAAATGACGCATCAGACATTGCCCAATTGAATTCATTAAAAGCATTGGCAGATTTAGCTAAAGTTATTAATGAGCGTGATAGACAGCAATTAGAGATTCAGGCGATTAGTAAGAACGTATTCGACACCAGTAAAGCCGATGCCAAGTCCAAGCAGGCTCAAGTAGAGCAGCAAACAGCCCTGGTGGCCAAGAAGAATTTAAAAGCCCCCTTCAGTGGACGCGTCGGTATCGTAATGATTAACCCTGGTCAGTACGTTAATCCAGGTGATAAGTTGCTCACCCTTCAAACCTTGGGTCCTATTTTTGTAGATTTCAATCTCCCGCAGAGTAATGCTGAACAGATTCAGGTTGGACAAGAAATTGTGGTGACAACGGATGCATTCAAGGGTGCAAGCTTTACTGGTAAGGTTACTGCCGTGAGTCCTAAAGTGGATACCAATACGCGCAATATTCAGATTGAAGCCCAGCTGGCCAATCCGGATAAAAAGATTTTGCCAGGCATGTTTGCTAACGTGAATATTAAGTTGGGTGACGAAGTGAAGTTGCTGACATTGCCTCAAACTGCTGTGACTTATAACCCGTATGGCTCGACAGTATTTATTGCCAAGTCAACTGGCAAAAAAGATAAACAGGGCAAACCTACGCTTGAAGCACAACAAGTCTTTGTAACTACAGGGCTAACGCGTGGCGATCAAGTAGCAATTCTCAAAGGGGTTGAAGAGGGGGATACGGTTGTTACTAGTGGCCAGCTTAAGTTGAAGAATGGCACACCGCTGATTGTGAATAACAAGGTGCTGCCATCCAATTCACCAAACCCACAGCCACAGGAATAA